One window of the Natrinema sp. CBA1119 genome contains the following:
- a CDS encoding ABC transporter permease subunit: protein MTSHVPTVARKEFDDAGRSKLLWSLIGLLVGLVVIGYVAIWYTVDDVTAAEVLSFLGTPLQVILPVAALIAGYMAVVGERRSGSIKLLLGLPPNRTDVLFGKLLGRTAVVGLAVALAFLVSLVLGAVFFGSVPFVDWLGFAAISLLFGTTFVGLAVGVSAAVSTRGKSMAIVVGLYMVFVALWELLTAGPYHLLYDEGPPVEAETWYLVLDQFNPIFAYTNLANEVVEGSIFPFQFQYGLQSMEAYGMTPAERYPGDAPFYLQEWFGVVVLLFWLAVPVAIGYYRFERTDL from the coding sequence ATGACCTCGCACGTTCCCACCGTCGCCCGCAAGGAGTTCGACGACGCCGGCCGGTCGAAACTTCTCTGGTCGCTGATCGGCCTGCTCGTCGGGCTCGTCGTCATCGGCTACGTCGCGATCTGGTACACGGTCGACGACGTCACTGCGGCCGAGGTTCTCAGCTTCCTCGGCACGCCGCTGCAGGTGATCCTCCCGGTCGCGGCGCTGATCGCCGGCTACATGGCCGTCGTCGGCGAGCGACGGTCGGGAAGCATCAAGCTCCTGCTGGGGCTGCCGCCGAACCGGACCGACGTCCTCTTCGGGAAACTGCTCGGTCGCACGGCCGTCGTCGGACTCGCCGTCGCGCTCGCGTTCCTCGTCTCGCTCGTTCTCGGCGCCGTCTTCTTCGGCTCGGTCCCGTTCGTTGACTGGCTGGGTTTCGCCGCTATTTCGCTGCTGTTCGGGACGACGTTCGTCGGTCTGGCCGTCGGCGTCTCCGCGGCCGTCTCCACGCGGGGCAAGTCGATGGCCATCGTCGTCGGACTCTACATGGTGTTCGTCGCGCTGTGGGAACTGCTCACCGCCGGGCCCTACCACCTCCTCTACGACGAGGGGCCGCCGGTCGAAGCCGAGACGTGGTACCTGGTGCTCGATCAGTTCAATCCGATCTTCGCGTACACGAACCTGGCCAACGAGGTCGTCGAGGGGTCGATATTTCCCTTCCAGTTCCAGTACGGACTCCAGTCGATGGAGGCCTACGGAATGACGCCTGCCGAACGCTACCCCGGTGACGCGCCGTTCTATCTGCAGGAGTGGTTCGGCGTCGTCGTCCTGCTGTTCTGGCTGGCCGTCCCCGTCGCGATCGGCTACTATCGGTTCGAGCGAACCGATCTCTGA
- a CDS encoding PHP domain-containing protein, which produces MTTQIPFAIDFHVHSDDSYDGHEPIELILEHAADIGLDGVVITDHDEIDESRRAANLAPEYGLIGIPGVEVSTRHGHLLAIGVEKRPDPGQPFMETVETVRDLGGVAIVPHPFQRSRHGVRKRHIDDADAIETYNSMVFTGYRNRRARTFASRRDYPQIGASDAHYLPNVGKAFTEVIVTPDTAAPMKADIDGDELIEAILEGRTQIRGKRTPIRKSAVQYGKGAVRKTAYMFTSRAPLLPTVPASMDRST; this is translated from the coding sequence ATGACCACGCAGATTCCGTTCGCGATCGACTTTCACGTCCACTCCGACGACTCCTACGACGGGCACGAACCGATCGAACTCATCCTGGAGCACGCCGCGGATATCGGACTCGACGGGGTGGTCATCACCGACCACGATGAGATCGACGAATCGCGGCGCGCCGCCAACCTCGCGCCCGAGTACGGACTGATCGGAATCCCCGGCGTCGAAGTTTCGACGCGACACGGCCACCTGCTGGCGATCGGCGTCGAGAAACGCCCCGATCCGGGGCAGCCGTTCATGGAGACCGTCGAGACTGTCCGCGACCTGGGCGGGGTGGCGATCGTCCCCCATCCCTTCCAGCGCAGTCGCCACGGCGTCCGGAAACGCCACATCGACGACGCCGACGCGATCGAGACCTACAACTCGATGGTCTTTACGGGCTACCGCAACCGGCGGGCCCGCACGTTTGCCAGCCGTCGAGACTATCCACAGATCGGTGCCAGCGACGCTCACTACCTCCCCAACGTGGGTAAAGCCTTCACCGAAGTCATCGTGACACCCGACACGGCGGCCCCGATGAAGGCGGATATCGACGGCGACGAACTCATCGAAGCCATCCTCGAGGGGCGAACCCAGATCCGCGGCAAGCGCACACCGATTCGCAAGAGTGCCGTCCAGTACGGGAAGGGTGCGGTGCGAAAGACGGCGTACATGTTCACCTCGCGCGCGCCGCTGTTGCCGACGGTGCCGGCCTCGATGGACAGATCGACCTGA